One genomic segment of Clostridium saccharoperbutylacetonicum N1-4(HMT) includes these proteins:
- the nirJ1 gene encoding putative heme d1 biosynthesis radical SAM protein NirJ1, translating into MISITKLLCDSNNYGDSLRYVEGASLEKYGVSPGRGPVVAWNCTKTCNLKCKHCYASSDSKRYEGELTLEESKKFIDDLKEFNVPALLFSGGEPLMKENILDIIEHASNRKIRSTISTNGTLLDKDICKALKKINLGYVGVSLDGIGSNHDNFRGVNGAFESSLRGIRNCIEVGQKVGLRFTINKNNYKELEDIFKLIKEEKIPRVCFYHLVYSGRGSKMVEEDISKEETREVLDLIISKAIEFGPSVEILTVDNHADAVYTYLSSLGKYKDKSENILRLLKTNGGNRSGMAFANVDFYGNVHPDQFTWQYTFGNVKKEKFGEIWRNSNNEILNGLRNRKELLKGRCSNCKWLNVCNGNFRTRAEAVHNDFWAEDPACYLTDEEIHSGC; encoded by the coding sequence ATGATAAGTATAACTAAGCTTTTATGTGATTCTAATAACTATGGAGATAGTTTAAGGTATGTTGAAGGAGCTTCATTAGAAAAGTATGGAGTAAGTCCAGGAAGAGGACCTGTAGTTGCTTGGAATTGTACAAAGACTTGTAATTTGAAATGTAAGCATTGTTATGCAAGTTCAGACAGTAAGAGATATGAAGGTGAATTAACTTTAGAGGAATCAAAGAAATTTATTGATGATTTAAAAGAATTTAATGTACCAGCATTGCTGTTTTCAGGCGGAGAACCTTTAATGAAGGAAAATATTCTTGATATTATTGAACATGCAAGTAATAGAAAAATAAGAAGCACCATATCAACTAATGGTACTCTTTTAGATAAAGATATTTGTAAAGCTTTAAAGAAAATAAATTTAGGTTATGTTGGTGTAAGCCTTGATGGTATTGGTTCAAATCATGATAATTTTAGAGGAGTCAACGGAGCCTTTGAAAGTTCTTTAAGAGGAATTAGAAATTGTATTGAAGTAGGGCAAAAAGTTGGGCTTAGATTTACCATAAATAAAAATAATTATAAGGAATTAGAAGATATATTTAAATTAATAAAAGAAGAAAAAATCCCTAGGGTATGCTTTTATCATTTGGTTTATTCAGGAAGAGGAAGCAAGATGGTGGAAGAAGATATTTCAAAGGAAGAAACAAGAGAAGTTTTAGACTTGATTATAAGTAAGGCTATAGAGTTTGGACCAAGTGTTGAGATTCTTACTGTAGATAATCATGCAGATGCAGTGTATACATATTTGAGCTCTTTAGGAAAATATAAAGATAAAAGTGAGAATATATTAAGACTCTTAAAAACAAATGGTGGAAATAGGTCAGGAATGGCTTTCGCTAATGTGGATTTTTATGGGAATGTTCATCCAGATCAATTTACCTGGCAGTATACTTTTGGAAATGTTAAAAAAGAGAAGTTTGGGGAGATATGGAGAAATTCAAATAATGAAATACTTAATGGACTAAGAAATAGAAAGGAATTATTAAAAGGAAGATGTTCTAATTGTAAGTGGCTAAATGTTTGTAATGGAAATTTTAGAACAAGGGCAGAAGCTGTACATAATGATTTTTGGGCAGAAGATCCTGCATGTTATCTTACAGATGAAGAAATTCATTCTGGCTGCTAA
- a CDS encoding TolC family protein has product MRKNINKLVAFAIGISIMSGSIMPVFAADTTKQDSNTVTSTQTISGKPLFTLDEAIKVAISNSDTLAIDDKKVSYQDKVNDVNERIDDATSVSGDKEDYNKDTRDNSLNQAEQKREFDEDAVIQKTTTAYNNIVTSQMKIDKAAKDLEVRTKQLNDLQLKKNLGIVTEVDLQNSQLNIQNLQYTQKFNENTLKDAIYSFKVLTGKDVTKYSLEQDIQFDKLKIDGDIDEYFDDVIDKDLKYQIEANKIDKEYYNDHDNQVSEQMVRDAKDKTDNAGAPPTSTLGEPIETYMNDYNIYTAKKSAYSNALSARLQYLGKKLTMDTTDISLNMTKKQLKDTLRNLYTNLLKTEDSITYLKSNIELTNKQISNAKLKYDLGMMTKSDYDALVVNSLDLNIQLRTAIDGYNTLKDEIQKPWTLSSGSK; this is encoded by the coding sequence ATGAGAAAGAATATAAATAAGCTTGTTGCCTTTGCAATTGGTATTAGTATTATGAGCGGAAGTATAATGCCAGTTTTTGCAGCAGATACTACAAAACAAGATTCTAATACTGTGACAAGTACACAAACAATAAGTGGAAAACCACTTTTTACTTTAGATGAAGCTATAAAGGTGGCAATAAGTAATAGTGATACATTAGCAATTGATGATAAAAAAGTAAGTTATCAAGATAAAGTTAATGATGTAAATGAAAGAATAGATGATGCAACTAGTGTTTCAGGTGACAAAGAAGATTATAACAAGGATACTAGAGATAATTCACTTAATCAGGCTGAGCAAAAAAGGGAATTTGATGAAGATGCTGTAATACAAAAAACTACTACTGCGTATAACAACATTGTTACAAGTCAAATGAAAATAGATAAAGCAGCAAAAGATTTAGAAGTTAGAACTAAGCAGTTAAATGATTTACAATTGAAAAAAAATCTAGGAATTGTAACTGAAGTTGATTTACAAAATAGTCAGCTTAATATTCAAAATTTACAATATACACAAAAATTTAATGAAAATACTTTAAAGGATGCAATATATAGTTTTAAAGTATTAACTGGTAAAGATGTAACGAAATATAGCTTAGAACAAGATATTCAGTTTGACAAATTAAAAATTGATGGAGATATAGATGAATATTTTGATGACGTTATAGATAAAGATTTAAAATACCAAATAGAAGCAAATAAGATTGATAAAGAGTATTATAATGATCATGATAACCAAGTATCTGAACAGATGGTACGAGATGCAAAAGATAAGACTGATAATGCAGGAGCACCACCAACATCAACTCTGGGAGAACCAATTGAAACATATATGAATGACTATAATATTTATACAGCGAAGAAGAGTGCATATTCAAATGCATTGTCAGCGCGTTTGCAATATTTGGGTAAAAAACTTACTATGGATACAACTGATATATCATTAAATATGACTAAAAAGCAGTTAAAAGATACTTTAAGAAATTTATACACAAATCTTCTTAAAACTGAAGATAGTATAACCTACCTAAAGAGTAATATAGAATTGACTAATAAACAAATTAGTAATGCAAAACTCAAGTATGATTTGGGGATGATGACTAAATCAGATTATGATGCATTAGTTGTTAATAGTCTAGATTTGAATATTCAATTAAGAACTGCTATTGATGGATACAATACTTTAAAAGATGAAATTCAAAAGCCTTGGACTCTATCTTCAGGTTCAAAGTAA
- a CDS encoding cadherin-like beta sandwich domain-containing protein yields the protein MNRKSIKKIISFALAFSLVTTAAPNVLNLGIKTAYAADSSGYITDVKLETNKDDNVYVYSKSSYNSKYKLSKIDGKAPTTLYAKVNSNVSKIKVTDIDLGTDCDKVKIYKSDNEIEQDEYVKISGNMTLKLKAYKGSDLKETYNLKIEQEDSDNNDNNNDDIYLDELTLSYNNDDIDFNFDKKKSSFDITVKNKVDRVKVYAKPGDTDYTVRINGDKVDDNDDWEDKVSLSEGSNTVTVKIKDDDSNEREYTLNITRESSTSNTNSSSTTSSTSGLNTSLGEGWQQIGADWFYIGPDGSKQTGWQNIGGRWYYMNENGVMQVGWIKSSANGKSYYLNPLSNGFKGALLQVK from the coding sequence ATGAATAGAAAAAGTATTAAAAAAATAATATCATTTGCTTTAGCGTTTAGTTTGGTAACTACTGCAGCACCAAATGTTTTGAATTTAGGGATAAAAACAGCATATGCAGCAGATTCTTCAGGGTATATTACTGATGTGAAATTAGAAACTAATAAAGATGATAATGTATATGTATATTCTAAAAGCAGTTATAATAGCAAGTATAAGTTGAGTAAAATAGATGGAAAAGCTCCTACAACTTTATATGCTAAGGTAAATAGTAATGTTAGCAAAATTAAAGTTACTGATATTGATCTAGGAACTGATTGTGATAAAGTAAAAATATACAAAAGTGATAATGAAATTGAGCAAGATGAGTATGTTAAAATTTCAGGAAATATGACTCTTAAACTTAAAGCATATAAAGGGTCTGATCTTAAAGAAACATATAACCTAAAGATAGAACAAGAAGATAGTGATAATAATGACAACAATAATGATGATATTTATTTAGATGAATTAACTTTATCATATAATAATGATGATATTGATTTTAATTTTGATAAGAAGAAATCATCATTTGATATAACTGTTAAAAATAAAGTTGATCGTGTTAAAGTATATGCAAAACCTGGAGATACAGATTACACTGTTAGAATAAATGGTGATAAAGTAGATGATAATGATGATTGGGAAGATAAAGTTTCATTATCAGAAGGTAGCAATACAGTTACTGTAAAGATTAAAGATGATGATAGTAATGAAAGAGAATATACTTTAAATATTACAAGAGAATCTAGTACAAGTAATACAAACTCATCATCAACTACAAGTAGTACAAGCGGTCTTAATACATCACTAGGTGAAGGTTGGCAGCAAATAGGAGCAGACTGGTTCTATATAGGACCAGATGGGTCAAAGCAAACTGGATGGCAAAACATAGGTGGTAGATGGTACTACATGAATGAAAATGGAGTTATGCAGGTAGGCTGGATAAAGAGCTCCGCTAATGGGAAATCATATTATTTAAACCCATTATCTAATGGCTTTAAAGGAGCTTTACTTCAAGTTAAATAA